Genomic DNA from Lactuca sativa cultivar Salinas chromosome 8, Lsat_Salinas_v11, whole genome shotgun sequence:
GAATGATCTCTCCATCAAACTCCATAGTAATGTTTCCTTTATGAACATCAATGATCGTGTGAGCGGTATTCATGAAAGTTCTTCCAAGGAGGATCATAGATGATTTGGAAGGAGtcttctcttcaagatcaatgatACAAAAATCTGCAGGAAATACTAGTTGATTAACTTGTACTAACACATCCTCCAAAACACgtcttggagacacacttgacttGTCTGTTAAATTAATGATTACTCCCATTTCTTCCAAAGGTCCAACATTgagagattgaaaaaccgaatatGGCATCACATTGATCGAGGCTCCAAGATCTAACATGGCACTTTCGACATGCAAATCACCAATGATACAATGGATAGCAATATTCTTGGATCCTTGCATTTGGGAGGTAACTTCTTTTGGATAACTGTAGACACATTTGCATTGAATTGAATCTTTTCATTTTCCTTGAATTTCCTCTTCTTGGTGCACAAATCCTTGAGAAATTTTGCATAACTTGGAATTTGCTTAATAACATTCAATAGTGGAATGTTGATTTGGACCTTGTGGAAAGTTTCAAATAATTCATTTTCTTCCTCTATCTTCTTGGAAAAGGCTAACCGGGAAGGAAAGGGTGGTGGTATGACCAATGGCTTGATGGTCTTGTTGGAAGATTCAGGTTGCTCAATATTTGTCACAATCGGTTCCTTTGGAGTAACTACAACCTTTGTAGGCTCAACAACaataacttcatcttcttcttctcttgagaCTCTTTTAGGGTTGCTTTCTCCAAGTGTTTTCCCACTTATCAAGGTTATTGCACTCACATTAGGGTTCTTCTTGGTTTGAGATGGAAGTTTACCCCTTTGTTCCATCTTGTTGAGAGCAGTGGCCAAGTCTCCAGTTTGTGCTTGAATGTTGGAGAAGGTGTTCTTGGTCTCTTTTTGAAATTGAGTTTGGCTTTGAGCAAGAGAAGTAACGAGTTCTTGAAGACTCATTTGATGGTAACCACTTGATTGGACTTGTTgatgaggttgttggtaattTGGAGGTGGATGAGATGTTTGTGGATATGGAGGTTTTTGTGATGGTTATTATGGATATTGGGGTCTCATCATAACAATTGGTGGGTTTTGCTTTGGTGGGTATGGGTTGTTTGGGTTATTCCTCCAATTTAGGTTGTAGTTGTTTTGAAATCCCATGGGTCTTGGTTGACCTTGATGCCCAATACACCTGCAACTCCCATCATATGAAATGGGTTCAATGTCCAGTTATGAAATTCTTGAAAAAAAGAATAAATCGAAATATAGTTCATGGCATTAAAATCCTCCGGTTCACTTCCAAGTGTGGTACATTTATTCGTATAATGCCCCGTCATTGCGCAAATACCACACACCATCAATTGTTGACCAAttcccaccaccatttgactTAACACATTAGTCAAGTCCAAGAGTTTTGATTCCAAGTGTTGGGTGTTGCTAACTTCACCAACCACTTGTGAAGAATTTTTCTTCATTTCATTGCGAGTCCCAAAGTTCCgttgattttgagaaatggttCCAAAAAGTGATCTTATCTCTTGAGGTGTCTTGTTGAATATGTCACCACTGCTTGAAGCATCAATCATCATCCAATCTTTTTCATTCATACCCtcataaaattgttgaagaagtaGTTGTTCGAGTATGTTGTTTTGAGGGCAACTTGTACAAAAATTGTTGAAtcgctcccaaaaatcatgaaatgtCTCATTCTCCCCTTGAcaaatccccaaaatgtcacttctTTGACTTGATATCCGGGAGGTGGGACAGAACTTTCTATTGAAGGCTTTGAGTAACTCTTCCATGTGTGAATACATCTTGGTGGTAATTTGAATAACCACTCTTTAGCTTTATCTTCCAAGGTGAGCGGGAAATCGGTTAGTttgaaatcatccaatgtcacatgctcgggcaacatgctaacacatatcatGTGAATAGATTTCAAATGCATTTGAGGATCTCCTCTATCCAAACCATGGAATTTGGTGAGTTGATGTatgaaacttgacttcaattcgATTCCTCGGTGGTTTGCGGTATAAACAATAGCAAGGGGTGTGTGAGTAACATCCGTCTCCATCATTTGTATAAGTGTCAACTCTTGAGGGGGATTGGGTGGATTAGGGTTATTGGGATATCATTGCATGTAATTGGGATGTGGTTGGTAAGGTTGATATGGGTGTTGAAGGTGATTGTACATTTGCGGTGGATAAGGTTGGTAGTTAGGATATTGGTTGTAGGGGAGTTGTTGTTGTGGGTACATTGGAGGTTGTGGGTAATAAGGTTGATTTGGTTGATGTGCTTGTGGTGGTTGAACTGGAAAACattgttttgaggttgtttttttatagaagttttggttttgtggttgtggttgttgatAACCGGGTTAGTTTTGAGGAGGGGTTTGATTCCAAGGTGGCATATCTATGAGAGGTTCTTGGTTTTGTTGTATTGGTTGTTGGGGTGGGGTATTGGCATCTTGAttgtttgggtttgggttgggattgtgAGGTGAAGTGTGATTCATGGCTATGTAGTTTTCAAACGGAATGTCTTCTAAGGAATGACCAACAATTGGAGAACTCGGTTCGGTGTTGGTGTCACTTGAAGTATGAACATGATCTTCTGTGTAGATTAGTGGAGAAGAGGATGAAGCTTGAACGAGATGTTGTTGCTTTTCTTGCTTGGCtaactttttcaacctttttggttctttttcaatttctggattgtagagtagttcaccggttcttgtagacctaggtataaacaatcaaataacaataaccagtttccccgacaacggcgccaaaacttGGTGGGATCTCAAGTCCACCatgcaaattacaccctttgtttgcaaataaaacataatataatggtaaaaaggggtattgatcctcggggaaatggttgtattcaatcactaATGCAATCTAATAAaactagtgtaaataaactaactaactacaattaaactaggGGGTATTGTGATTGCTtaaaaactaaaagacttgaataactaaaaagcttTCAATTAAGCAAGatgatgagatgctcaaatattggaaagaattggtaaaccaaggcaattcaacacaatgaacagttgtgtgtttatcattaggatttaaTATGAAGCTTaccattcatcccaaattggttatagcaatcatgaaacatgatatgccaagattcctcataagttatatggaggttggggaagcccacaacacaccttcttaatcaaaatcaaagatccaattgaagcaattgaacccaagaagttgattagccttaaTAATGAAGGAATCctcaattcctagaggatgtcaatgcttacacatccataaaggagttatgattcataagctagagatgatttctaccatcataaagcccatgttctaagtaaattcaatgattcaatgttaaaccaaagaaataaactaaCCATTGCTtattgatatttgcatatttagctaTATTTTTATGTTGGTTTTTTATCATTTATTCGCTAATTAATttcatattatggacaaaagatacttaatattgttcaaattatattttcagtctaaaaaagaagctcggaagcaaaaggaagcaggagatatGAACGGAAGCTCGGGaacgaaagaaagaagaaaaaggctTAATtctgaagctactcggcgagtagggtcctctactcgatgagtagacACGAAGATTCGCGAAGCGAAACGTGGAGTCCTTGTTGTATACAGATTCCTcaagggggactcgacgagtcagttggctactcgacgggtatcccctgttttgagaaaattATAAATAGACTTCACAAACCCGAATTGAGGACTCTCTCTGGATTTTTGGTGGAACACTTGGCGATCAAGGAAGTCTTGGAGCTCTGGAAAACGTTGAAGAACCCTAATCCTTCATTCTTAAGAGACTAAGGCACTTTAGGTTTAATTTTCCACTTTTTATTTGAATAGAATTATATTAGGTTTATTTGAATTCGTTTTTAAGCTTTCACACACTGAATTCATGAACTAATTTCGttagtttctgtttggggaaaACAATTttgctcctatggtttaatttactcttttaattaattgttagttggtgatattgttaaattaagcttattaaagacccttatgcattaaccataactgTTTTCTATTAATTGCTAAGTGATTAAGCTGCATGAATATCTCTTAATTGCTTatctcatataatttatgtgaacacaatactatatgcctaggaataatgaacatgaaactaggattaattagagaatgggtaaattaatgtgtgatcttgtgtgatacaccattaacaagaggttaattgaatcaccaaaATTAATTAGCTagctacaagtcttatttaacccgaataattaaactaggaaatctattagtttaatcaactgaccATTGCTTTAATTGatatgttttctaaggattagtaatagcgaatgtgaatctaatcaccagagtcggtaaccaataacaattaatctatcatattatcataaaaactaaccataggagtaaatgagttgaacctaaacagaaaccctttttgattattgaatttagtttgtTTTTACGTGTTTTCAGCTTTTAGTTGTGTAGTTAAGTTTtagttaagtttctagtcttgcaaaactagagaaacccctatttctattacttgtttttagttaattctagtttatagttttaattttccgttccctgagttcgataccctacttatttagctacaccacaattgataggtcctgCCTTTGTGTGTcagttttataattaaaagtaggattaaaactagttttgtAAACACACAtgaagtttttggcgccgttgccggggaacagtTTAAAAATTAGCACTAATTTCTAGTTTTATCaatcctttgtgtgagatttagCTTGCACAAAGTTATTTTTAGGTAATTTAGTTATTAGGATTAGTTTTAATAGTTTTCTATTTTAGAAATTtaattagaattttttttttgtttctgccttgaactcgctgagtgcagtcgaacctactcggcgagtctatctcTGGTTCacactttttatttttattttctttttgttctttttacgcgtttttCTTACTTTGTTTGCAGTTGTTACATGACCCGAGGATCCAATACGCCTTTGGTTCCTCCACTTGAAGACCCGAAGTCCTCTCTAAAGAAGAACAAAGGAAAAGCCATTGGAGAATCCGCTTCTTCAAAGAACTCGCCTTTGAAGAATCTAAAGTCCGTTTTTAGCAAGAAAAAGAGAAGCAAATCAGGAACATCTAGCACCTCTTCCTTGGCAAATGAAGACCCAATCAAGGAAGACATCGTGAACGAGTCCGAAGGGGAAGAAAGCGAATTTGGAGAAGGTAGCGATCTAGAAGGTGACTTTGACAACACCATGGCGAACGTCGATGAAGTTCCCATGGGCGAATGGAAGAAGTGCATACGAGATGAtaccggcccgggacttgtgcaacccgcaattctcGTGACTGCCAATTTTGAGCTCAAGGGTCACATActtgctcaactcaaggagaCCCCCTTCTACAGAAAAGACCACGAAGATGCCTATAAACACTTGGATGAAGTTAATGATGTAGTTGATTatttaatgttccaaatgtgcctcACGAAACCCAGCTGCTTCGTATGCTTCCAGTTACATTCAAaggtgctgcaaaggattggctcaagtcaATCCCTCCTAGATCCATCACTACATGggctaagatgaaagaagaattcattgaCCAGTTTTGCCCACCTTCAAaaatagccaagttgaagaaagctatagccaactttgaacaacaacCCGGAGAGTCCCTTTATGAGGCATAGGAGAGATACAAAAGTCTACTAAGGAATTTCCCACATCAtgatcttaatagccaacaaTAAGTCTCCATCTTCTAAGATTGAGTCAATGTAACAACTAGGGAGCTCCTTGACTCGCAAGGACCCCTCACAAAGAAGGCACCCCCGGTGATCAAGGAATTAATTGAGGAGTTCTTTAAACGCTCTAGAAAATATCATAACCCATGAAATTAAGTAAGTAGGGGGGGTAGTGAACACTGTTAACGATAGCATGGCAGAAATGATGGCTAAACTAGATAGTTTAGATAGAAGGATGACTaagatggatcaaacaatccatgctattcgggtAGGATGTGAGAATTGTAGAGGACCTCACCTCACTAAGGATTGTGAttggatgagaatggaaacaAGAAGGCTCAAGTATTCTATTCAAGTGGCGACAGATTTGATGACAACTAGCAAAAaccaaagaaggaatggctcccgtaTGACGAGTATAAAAAAGCAAAGGAGGAAAAATTCAAGCAAAAAGAATGGGGTTTCTATCAAAAGGAGGAACCGGTTATGGAGAAGAGAGCTGATTTGGAAGAGATGCTTACAAGATTCGTAGCCGCATCGGAGAAACGACACAATGATACCGATGCTACACTTAAAGATCAAGAAAATTTGTTGAGAGAACACCAACTTATGATGAAAGATCAACAAGCTTTGCTTAGGAATCAGCAATCATCTATTCTCAACATAGAAAAGCAGCTAGGGCAACTTGCACAACACGTGAATGAGAGAAGACCGGGTGGACTTCCGAGCAATACCGAAAGTAACCCGAAAGGCGCACATATAAACATTGTCATAACTAGGTGTGGGAAGATTATAACCCCTCTGGCCCCTATTCAGAACGAAGATCCGAAGCCGGTACAAGAGAAGGAGGCAGAAGGGCAGAATCAAGATCAGACCTAGCTGAACCcagactctactcgccgagtccatgatatggactcgacgagtctgacaCCTGATTAGAAAAATAAACCTCCTGTTAAGCCATATCAGCCTCCACTGCCATACCCAGCCCGAGCTAGGCAAGAAAAGAATGAAGAAGACTACTAGAAGTTTCTAGAACATATAAAGGCTCTTCAAATTAATATACCATTCATAGAAGCAGTTGCTCAAATGCCAAAATACGCCAAATTTCTCAAGGAGCTTCTAACTAATAGAAGGAAgatggaagaagtgaagaaggtGGTCCTAAACGAGAACTGGTCAGCTGCTATGTTGAGCAAACTTCCTAAGAAGAAAGGAGATCTGGGAAGTTTAACATTGCCCTGCCAATTTGGAAACTTGGCTACCATTTATGCACTAGCTGATTCAGGGAAAAGTGTAAATCTCATGCCTTACTTGTTTTTCAAAAAGTTAGATCTTCCCGAGCCAAGGCCCATTCGTATGGCAATACACCTAGCAAACAAGATGGTTACATTTCCTAGGGgaatttgtgaagatcttctGGTGAAAGTGGACAAGTTCGTGTTCCCTGCGGACTTTATAGTTTTAGACATGGAAGCGGATCCCTAAGTCCCGATTATCTTAGGAAGACCTTTTCTTAATACAACAAGTGCTATTATCGACATGCGAGACTCTAAACTTACCCTTCGGGTAGGAGACGAATTAGTCACTTTTGGAGTTGATCAATCCATGAAGCATGCAAGGAGTAGTGATGACACGACATTTTCGATTGACATGTTGGAAGAATTGTTGGAAGATTGGAATGAAGATAAACCAAACAAGTCCACCGTCTCATTTGAAGAAGAGTTTGATGCTGAAAGGGACCTATTGGATTAGAAAGACTGCTCGAGGAAGCTGAGTATAACGATCTGATCAGAAGAGCAAAAAGCTCGACTCGCTAGGTAGCctcgaccgactcggcgagtccattcgaAGAATCCCGAACAGTCGTGAAAATTacaccggactcgacgagtccccttaCTGGACTCGACGTGTTCAGCATATAGAACACAAAAACTGAGCTCAAGGCACTACCAGATCACTTGGAGTACACATTTCTTGAAGATGGCCAGCAAAAACTAGTAATTATAGCTGCTGATTTGGCCAAACATGAGAAGGAGAGCCTTGTGTGTGTACTAAAGAAGAggcaaggtgctatagcatggaagatAACCGACATAAGGGGAATTAGTCCGGCCTATTGTTCCCACAAAATCAACTTAGAAGACGGATCAAAAGCTGTAGTACAACGCCAAAGAAGACTCAAACCCAACATGCAAGAAGTTGTGAAAAAGGAGGTGGTGAAATTACTAGATGCCGAAATCATTTATTCGATCTCCGATAGCCCATGGGTGAGTCTGATCCAAGTGGTTCCGAAGAAGGGAGGCATGACGGTAGTGGCTAATGAAAACAACGAATTAATTCCAACAAGGATGGTAACCGGTTACGAGTTTGTATCAGCTATAGGAAGCTAAATGAGGCCACATGCAAGGATCACTTTCCATTGCCTTTTATCGATCAAATGCTTGAGAGGCTTTCCGGTCATCTTTATTATTGTTTTCTCGATGGGTTTTCAGGGTACTTTCAAATTCCAATCGACCCACAAGACCAAGAGAAAACCACTTTTACATGCCCGAGTGGGACATTTGCATATAGACgcatgccttttgggttatgcaatgcaccaGCTACTTTCCAAAGGTGCATGATGGCTATCTTTCATGATATGATCAAAATGTTTATGGAGGTTTTTATGGATGACTTCTCGGTTTTTGGGTCCTCTTTTGAAGATTGCTTGTCCAACTTGAATCTAATGTTAACAAGATGTGAGATGACCAACCTTGTCCTTAATTGGGAGAAGTGTCATTTTATGGTAAAGGAAGGAATTGTGCTAGGACACATGTTCTCAAGGATGGGGATAGAAGTGGATAGAGCAAAGGTGGACATTATAGCCAAATTGTCACCTCCAACAAATGTCAAGGGGGTAAGAAGCTTTTTAGGCCATGCGGGGTTTTATAGGCGCTTTATTAAAGACTTTCCGAAGATCACAAGACCCTTGACTCAACTTCTTTTGAAGGACGCCCCATTCAAATTTTCTAAAGAATGTATTGAAGCATTTAATTTGTTGAAGAAAAAGTTGACTACTTCACCTATTATGGTGGCTCAAAATTGGAGTCTCCCTTTTGAGCTAATGTGTGATGCTCGTGACTTTGCAGTGGGAGCTGTTTTAGGACAAAGAAATGACAAGCATTTTCAGCCAATCTATTATGCAAGCAAGACATTGAATCCGACTCAAGAGAACTACACTACTACCGAGAAGGAGCTGTTAGCAGTGGTATATGCTTTTGACAAGTTCCGGCCATACTTAGTTTTATCCAAGACAATTGTTTTTACCGATCACTCCGTGTTGAAGTATCTATTTGCCAAACAAGATGCGAAGCCTAGATTGATACGTTGGGTTCTACTTCAAAAAGAATTTGATATCAAAATACGCGATAAAAAAGGGATGGAAAATGTAGCTTTCGATCACTTATCATGACTAGAGAACCCACTTTTGGAGAAGTTAGAAGAAGATAAAATTGGGGATGATTTTCCCGATGAATATATCTTGGTAGTAGCAGGAGAAGTGCCATGGTTTGCGGATATAGCGAATTATTTAGCAACCAAAATACATCCCAAAAGATTTGACTCGCCAACAAAAAAAGAAATTCTTTTCGAAAATTAAATACTACTTTTGGGACGAGCCATACCTTTTTTGAAGCTGCGCGGATGGAATGATAAGAAGATGTGTATTCGGGAAGGAAAGTCAAGAAATTTTGGCACACTGCCATAGTGGACCCGCCggaggacatcatggagcacattacacCACAAAGAAGATTTTTTATATTGGGTCCTATTGGCCTACAATTTTTAAGGATGTTGCTCAATATGTCAAGGAATGTGACTCATGCCAAAGAGCGGGGAATATATCATCCCGAAATGAAATGCCCCAACATAGCATCCAagtgtgtgaaatatttgatgtGTGGGGGATTGACTTCATGGGACCCTTTCCCATGTATAAAGGAAATAAATATATCTTGGTGGCGGTTGATTACGTATCTAAATGGGTGGAGGCACAAGCATCACCCACTAATGATGCTCGGGTGGTGGTACgatttttaaagaaattattctcaagatttggagttcTTAAAGCTCTCATTAGTGACCGGAGCACTCACTTCTCCAATGATCAATTAGCTAAGGTGTTGCAAAAATATGGTGTTCACCATAGATTTTCAACATCCTATCATCCTCAAACGAGTGGGCAAACGGAAGTTACAAATAGGGCGTTGAAGAGAATATTTGAAAGATCGGTTGGAAGTAATAGAAAAGAGTGGTCGGAAAAGCTTGATGATGCACTATAGGCGTTTAGAACAGCTTTTAAgacacctattggtactacaccatataggctAGTCTATGGAAAAAATTGTCACTTACCggttgaaatacaacacaaggcTTATTAGGCATTAAAGGTGTGCAATTTTGATTTGGCTGAACTTAGAACTAACCggttaatgcaaatgaatgccTTGGAAGAGCTTAGGAATGAGGCTTACACTAGTTCCTTAATTTACAAATAAAAGACCAAGAATTGGCATGGCAAAAGACTCAAGGGTAATAAGGACTTTTGCGAAGGACAAAAAGGTGTTACTTTTTAATTCAAGGCTTAAACTATTTCCGGGCAAGCTTAAGACACGATGGGATGGTCCATTTATAGTAAAGAAATTTTTTCCACATGGAGCTATTGAGCTAATATCAAGAGATGGAACtcctttcaaggtcaatggtcataGGGTGAAAAAATATGAAGAAGGAATTCCGAGAAATGAAGAACTTGAAGAAGGGT
This window encodes:
- the LOC111896069 gene encoding uncharacterized protein LOC111896069; translated protein: MPKYAKFLKELLTNRRKMEEVKKVVLNENWSAAMLSKLPKKKGDLGSLTLPCQFGNLATIYALADSGKSVNLMPYLFFKKLDLPEPRPIRMAIHLANKMVTFPRGICEDLLVKVDNAIIDMRDSKLTLRVGDELVTFGVDQSMKHARSSDDTTFSIDMLEELLEDWNEDKPNKSTVSFEEEFDAERDLLD